A window of Merismopedia glauca CCAP 1448/3 contains these coding sequences:
- a CDS encoding NAD-dependent epimerase/dehydratase family protein, producing the protein MNHQSLPQRFLITGGAGFIGSKLVLDLAKDSAAKIWILDSLNPQVHGENPPSPIFPANVTFVQGDIRDRHTVNEVISQAQPDVIVHMAAETGTGQSMDEIARYCEVNVTGTAILLEAIKQKTKHLTRLILPSSRAVYGEGPYLDLQTQTAIVPPARSVAAMQAGCFIPATTDGNLLQAIPTSEDIHPAPASIYASTKLMQEYLVTQAGIDASWKATILRLQNVYGPGQSLKNPYTGVLSIFSSQILAGKIINIYEDGNIVRDFVFIDDIIKAFKLACQTSLPHGTIVNIGSGQPTTILAVAQILLDLFGKSLDAYEITGDFRVGDIRHAVADISKAKKLLGWEPEFSLRQGLELLTDWCAR; encoded by the coding sequence ATGAATCATCAATCTTTACCTCAGCGTTTTTTAATCACAGGTGGCGCTGGTTTTATTGGTAGCAAGCTAGTTCTGGATTTAGCCAAAGATTCAGCAGCAAAGATCTGGATTTTAGATAGTCTCAACCCACAAGTACATGGCGAGAATCCCCCGTCTCCCATTTTTCCTGCTAATGTCACCTTCGTGCAAGGGGATATTCGCGATCGCCACACGGTTAACGAAGTCATTAGTCAAGCACAACCTGACGTTATCGTGCATATGGCAGCCGAAACAGGCACGGGTCAATCAATGGATGAAATTGCTCGTTATTGCGAAGTTAATGTTACGGGTACGGCAATTCTACTGGAAGCTATCAAACAGAAAACTAAACATCTAACCCGTCTGATTCTACCTTCATCGCGAGCAGTTTATGGCGAGGGACCTTATTTAGACCTTCAAACTCAAACTGCGATCGTTCCTCCCGCACGTAGCGTTGCAGCAATGCAGGCTGGTTGTTTTATTCCGGCTACAACAGATGGAAATCTGCTGCAAGCTATACCGACATCTGAAGACATTCACCCCGCACCAGCCTCTATTTATGCCTCTACTAAGCTGATGCAGGAATATTTAGTTACCCAAGCTGGTATTGATGCTTCTTGGAAAGCGACTATTTTGCGATTGCAGAACGTTTATGGACCAGGACAATCTCTTAAAAATCCTTATACTGGGGTTTTATCTATCTTTTCTAGCCAAATTTTGGCAGGTAAAATCATTAATATCTATGAAGATGGTAATATCGTGCGAGATTTTGTTTTTATCGATGATATTATCAAAGCCTTTAAATTAGCTTGTCAAACTTCATTGCCACATGGAACAATCGTTAACATTGGTAGCGGTCAACCAACAACTATTTTGGCAGTCGCTCAAATTTTACTCGATCTGTTTGGTAAGTCTCTTGATGCCTATGAGATCACAGGAGATTTTCGCGTTGGCGACATCCGCCATGCGGTTGCTGATATTAGTAAAGCCAAGAAATTACTTGGTTGGGAACCAGAATTTAGCTTAAGACAAGGGTTAGAACTATTAACTGATTGGTGCGCGCGATAA
- a CDS encoding glycosyltransferase → MSEKVRVFVGTDRSQLLAVKILEHSIKRNTTLDVEVIPMQDLPIRQPQDPRNSQRTGFSFSRFCIPKLAGYRGKAIYLDADMLVFKDIESLWNIPFDGAKVIIQENIPADKQTTDKIGAPQERVKQCSVMILDCDRLEWDIDQIIDGLDRGQYDYDDLMKNLCILKESEIKYGVPFKWNSLEYYDRETCLIHYTDMYTQPWISTENKNGYLWINEVRRMLKDGSLTMADVEKEIGLSYFRPSLIRDIKYLHLIPDFGQKTYQNANKNLDKQKKFVGHKEVYANKRRRMQAIADYERSLANIPQV, encoded by the coding sequence ATGAGTGAAAAAGTTAGAGTATTTGTGGGAACAGATCGATCGCAATTGCTAGCAGTTAAAATTCTGGAGCATTCTATTAAACGGAATACTACACTTGATGTGGAAGTAATTCCGATGCAAGATTTACCAATTAGACAGCCTCAAGATCCTAGAAATTCCCAAAGAACAGGTTTTTCTTTTAGTCGTTTCTGCATTCCTAAACTAGCTGGATATCGGGGGAAAGCTATCTATTTAGATGCAGATATGTTGGTGTTTAAAGATATTGAATCTCTCTGGAATATTCCATTTGATGGTGCTAAAGTCATTATTCAAGAAAACATTCCAGCCGATAAACAAACTACTGATAAAATAGGCGCTCCTCAAGAAAGAGTCAAGCAATGTTCGGTGATGATTTTAGATTGCGATCGCCTAGAGTGGGATATAGACCAAATTATTGATGGTTTAGATCGGGGACAATACGATTATGACGATTTGATGAAAAATCTGTGTATTTTAAAGGAAAGTGAGATCAAATATGGAGTTCCGTTTAAATGGAATAGTTTAGAGTATTACGATCGCGAAACTTGTTTGATTCACTACACAGATATGTATACTCAACCCTGGATATCTACCGAAAACAAAAATGGTTATCTTTGGATTAATGAAGTCAGAAGGATGCTGAAAGATGGAAGTTTGACAATGGCAGATGTAGAGAAAGAAATTGGATTGAGTTATTTCCGTCCCTCACTAATTAGAGATATTAAATATCTACATTTAATCCCAGATTTTGGTCAAAAAACCTATCAAAATGCCAATAAAAATCTCGACAAACAGAAAAAATTTGTAGGTCACAAAGAAGTTTATGCCAATAAAAGAAGAAGAATGCAAGCTATTGCAGACTACGAGCGATCGCTAGCCAATATTCCCCAAGTTTAA
- a CDS encoding glycosyltransferase family protein → MILKKVFNIFAQKPQSKLIDNLEFSFSKSSSPNRLLIFVENINATYYLSFHYVLQLLYQQDRVNFFVVSSNTIEKNCNDAESDITALLNQIKPTVVILSRYGLPYGKLIQNKCQLQKIPTIYHIDDNLLEIPLSLGAGIQKQHGNSAVIEEREYLLANTDLIYTSTQYLGEKLNQRFPNQKVYYGIYAPYLASFIEVKKSAAIDLKKTFKFGYMGSKGHRQDLEMISGAIAQIMIDYPDVIFETFGTITVPDKLKVFGNRIVSHNVKVNYEQFLQYLYELDWDLGLAPLENTEFNKCKAPTKYIEYTACQIPTLASNFPVYNQFADGQEIVLAQSDRWYEKIKSLIDNPQRKSSLLENAQKRCDEQFNLKVLEQQIGEVVSIIKSQ, encoded by the coding sequence ATGATTTTGAAAAAAGTCTTCAATATTTTTGCCCAAAAACCTCAGAGTAAATTGATAGATAACCTAGAGTTTTCGTTTTCAAAATCCTCTTCCCCCAACCGATTACTCATTTTTGTCGAAAATATCAATGCTACTTACTATTTAAGTTTTCATTACGTTCTCCAGTTGCTTTACCAACAAGATAGAGTTAACTTTTTTGTGGTTTCCAGTAATACTATAGAAAAAAACTGTAATGATGCAGAATCAGATATTACGGCTTTATTAAATCAAATTAAACCAACAGTTGTCATTCTGAGCCGTTATGGTCTTCCGTATGGCAAATTAATCCAAAATAAATGTCAATTACAGAAAATTCCGACAATTTATCATATTGATGATAATCTGTTAGAAATACCTTTGTCTTTAGGAGCAGGAATCCAGAAACAACACGGTAATAGTGCAGTCATTGAAGAACGAGAATATTTACTAGCTAATACCGATTTAATATATACTTCAACTCAGTATTTAGGGGAAAAATTAAACCAGCGTTTCCCCAACCAAAAAGTTTATTATGGCATTTATGCTCCTTATTTAGCATCTTTCATTGAAGTCAAAAAATCCGCAGCCATAGATCTGAAAAAAACTTTTAAATTTGGCTACATGGGGTCTAAAGGACATCGCCAAGATCTAGAAATGATTTCAGGGGCGATCGCCCAGATTATGATTGATTATCCTGATGTTATTTTTGAAACTTTTGGCACAATTACTGTACCCGATAAATTAAAGGTTTTTGGCAATCGAATTGTTTCTCATAACGTTAAAGTCAACTACGAGCAATTTCTGCAATATCTTTACGAACTAGATTGGGATTTAGGATTAGCACCGTTAGAAAATACTGAATTTAATAAATGCAAAGCCCCTACTAAATATATAGAATACACGGCTTGTCAAATTCCTACTTTAGCGAGTAACTTCCCAGTTTATAATCAGTTTGCTGATGGTCAAGAAATTGTATTGGCCCAAAGCGATCGCTGGTACGAAAAAATCAAATCTTTAATAGACAATCCTCAGCGAAAATCTTCGCTATTAGAAAATGCTCAAAAAAGGTGCGATGAACAATTTAATTTAAAAGTCTTGGAGCAACAAATTGGAGAAGTAGTTTCTATCATAAAATCTCAATAG
- a CDS encoding class I SAM-dependent methyltransferase, with translation MNTVINHDEIRQGLMKLEPSIPWAHYFNFGHGIETVTPESEQFYNKAIGLGKLADLLVETIPLNCRRGTLKGLRMLDLASAEGAHSIQLAKEGAEVLGVEGRQLYVDRAKFAAQVLGVEKASFQQGDVRQVNPLAIGTFEFVLFSGILHHLGQNDFEEMIETLASLTEDTLLLYTHVSTPESIERFRLQGPVKTANGYEGYLFREHKDNASEQERYQKVRASLDNTFSFWATEKSLIEAVNKAGFKCISKLLQPHLFNWDAASYRLIIIARK, from the coding sequence ATGAATACTGTTATTAATCACGATGAAATTCGTCAAGGTCTGATGAAATTAGAGCCAAGTATTCCTTGGGCACATTATTTCAATTTTGGGCACGGGATTGAAACAGTGACACCAGAATCAGAACAATTTTATAATAAGGCAATTGGTTTGGGAAAATTGGCTGATTTACTAGTAGAAACTATCCCGCTCAATTGTCGCCGTGGAACCTTAAAAGGACTGCGAATGCTCGATCTAGCCTCAGCAGAAGGAGCGCATTCTATCCAATTAGCCAAGGAAGGTGCAGAAGTTTTAGGAGTTGAAGGTCGTCAACTATATGTAGATCGAGCTAAGTTTGCCGCTCAAGTTTTGGGAGTAGAAAAAGCCTCTTTTCAACAAGGAGATGTTCGCCAAGTTAATCCATTGGCGATCGGAACCTTTGAATTTGTCTTATTTTCTGGAATACTTCATCATCTGGGTCAAAATGATTTTGAGGAAATGATTGAGACACTTGCTAGTTTAACTGAAGATACTCTCTTACTTTATACCCATGTCAGTACTCCAGAATCTATAGAAAGATTTCGCCTCCAAGGACCAGTCAAAACAGCCAATGGCTATGAAGGATATTTATTCCGCGAACATAAAGATAACGCCAGCGAACAAGAACGCTACCAAAAAGTTCGGGCTTCCCTCGATAATACTTTCTCTTTTTGGGCAACTGAGAAGTCTCTGATCGAAGCTGTAAATAAGGCTGGATTTAAGTGTATTTCTAAACTACTACAACCTCATTTATTTAATTGGGATGCTGCCTCTTATCGACTGATTATTATTGCTCGAAAATAA
- a CDS encoding MBOAT family O-acyltransferase has product MLFNSLEFFLLLIITLLLYWQSSSLYWRQNILLISSFIFYASWSTPYLILFLLLIVIAYFLGLKISQRNQQRWLSASVIFFLSILAIFKYTNFGLALIQNVVKSLGIDIPISPLVIQLPLGISFIVFEFIAYLVDVRRQTTSSEKSLRLFTLFIMLFPHLIAGPICRSNQLIPQLKIKIPFNFHQFTGGIVLLMAGLLLKVGIADGIAPFVDSVFSSSQEVERGSILLGTLGFGVQVFCDFWGYSTMAVGAAQLFGIDIPINFNLPYLATSLREFWRRWHITLSTWLRDYLYIPLGGSRQGNWQTARNLMITMGLCGLWHGAGINFIIWGLLHGFYLVLERGCIHLFKPIKKSFGGKAIGLIWVPFGWLITIGFVSVTWIFFRAKTIEDSFSMLGTLFNPTSAIDLKSAPTSFYILLLAFICLHIPLSKLIDLMQTDKISINWRIVAAGWLLVLSIVMSAGESVQFIYFEF; this is encoded by the coding sequence ATGTTATTTAATTCCCTAGAGTTTTTTCTACTATTAATAATAACCCTCCTTCTATATTGGCAGTCATCAAGTCTTTATTGGCGACAAAACATATTACTGATTTCAAGTTTTATATTTTATGCTTCTTGGTCCACTCCTTATTTAATTTTATTTTTATTACTTATCGTCATTGCCTATTTTTTGGGTCTGAAAATTTCCCAACGAAATCAGCAAAGATGGCTGAGCGCGAGTGTCATTTTCTTTCTTAGCATTCTGGCTATATTTAAATATACTAACTTTGGTCTGGCACTAATTCAAAATGTGGTGAAATCATTAGGAATAGATATCCCAATATCACCACTAGTAATTCAACTTCCTCTGGGTATTTCTTTCATTGTTTTTGAATTTATTGCTTATTTGGTAGATGTTCGCCGCCAGACTACTTCTTCAGAAAAAAGTCTCCGACTATTTACCTTATTTATCATGCTATTCCCGCACTTAATTGCTGGACCAATTTGTCGTAGTAACCAACTGATTCCTCAACTCAAAATTAAAATCCCTTTCAATTTTCATCAGTTTACTGGTGGAATAGTTTTATTAATGGCTGGACTGCTCCTCAAAGTTGGGATAGCTGATGGTATTGCGCCCTTTGTAGATTCAGTTTTTAGCTCATCTCAAGAAGTTGAAAGAGGAAGTATATTACTGGGAACATTAGGATTTGGGGTTCAGGTCTTCTGCGATTTTTGGGGTTATTCGACAATGGCAGTCGGAGCCGCTCAATTATTTGGAATTGATATCCCAATTAATTTTAATTTACCTTATCTTGCTACTAGTTTAAGAGAGTTTTGGCGACGCTGGCACATAACTTTATCAACTTGGTTGCGCGATTATCTATACATTCCCCTAGGTGGTTCGAGACAAGGAAACTGGCAAACAGCCCGCAATCTTATGATAACAATGGGATTATGTGGACTTTGGCATGGAGCCGGAATTAACTTTATTATTTGGGGTCTACTTCATGGTTTTTATTTAGTCTTAGAAAGAGGTTGTATTCATCTTTTTAAACCTATAAAGAAAAGCTTTGGAGGCAAAGCAATAGGGTTAATCTGGGTTCCCTTTGGCTGGTTAATTACGATCGGGTTTGTTTCTGTGACTTGGATATTTTTTAGAGCTAAAACTATAGAAGACTCGTTTTCCATGTTAGGGACATTGTTTAACCCAACTAGTGCGATCGATCTTAAATCAGCACCCACCAGTTTCTATATTTTGTTGCTGGCTTTCATCTGCTTGCATATTCCCCTTAGCAAACTGATCGATTTGATGCAAACTGATAAAATTAGCATCAATTGGCGAATTGTAGCGGCAGGTTGGTTGCTAGTGCTATCTATTGTGATGTCAGCAGGAGAGAGTGTACAATTTATCTATTTTGAATTTTAA
- a CDS encoding ABC transporter permease has translation MSTKSQRDRLEVIYTPDSRIHHPLQLFQEMYRDLLAARELAWRLLFRNIKAQYQQSFLGIAWALIPPALTAGGFAFANHTGLLNIGQTEIPYPAYVMLGTTLWQTFLEAFNGPQIAINTSRTLLSQVKFPHEAIILSQVGQILFNLTIKLLFVVILFLVFHVQVSWTVILVPFSLIGLVALGISLGLLLVPITNLIQDISRTLEIVMLGWFFITPVAYPVPTHGILSVLVGFNPVTPLLVTTRELMTTGVVSSPSAFFALSILSLFGLGIGWVVFRLAIPFLVERIS, from the coding sequence ATGTCCACAAAAAGTCAACGCGATCGCTTAGAAGTCATCTACACTCCAGACAGTAGAATCCACCATCCCCTGCAACTGTTTCAAGAAATGTATCGAGATTTGCTGGCTGCCCGCGAATTAGCTTGGCGATTGCTATTTCGCAACATAAAAGCTCAGTATCAGCAATCTTTTTTAGGAATTGCTTGGGCACTCATTCCACCAGCTTTAACCGCAGGTGGTTTTGCTTTTGCTAATCATACAGGATTGCTCAATATCGGGCAAACAGAGATTCCCTATCCAGCCTATGTGATGTTGGGTACAACCCTATGGCAAACCTTTCTAGAAGCTTTTAACGGTCCCCAAATAGCTATTAATACTTCTCGGACTCTCCTATCTCAAGTCAAGTTTCCCCATGAAGCAATTATTTTGTCTCAGGTAGGGCAAATTCTGTTTAATTTAACCATTAAGTTATTATTTGTTGTTATTCTATTCTTAGTCTTTCACGTTCAAGTCAGTTGGACTGTGATTTTAGTCCCTTTTAGCTTAATTGGTTTAGTAGCTTTAGGAATTTCATTAGGTTTATTGCTTGTTCCCATCACCAACTTGATTCAAGATATATCTAGAACCCTAGAAATCGTGATGTTGGGCTGGTTTTTTATCACACCAGTTGCTTATCCAGTCCCAACTCATGGCATACTTTCTGTGTTAGTTGGATTCAATCCCGTCACTCCCCTACTTGTTACCACGCGAGAGTTAATGACTACAGGAGTTGTCTCATCCCCTAGTGCTTTCTTTGCCTTGAGTATTCTATCTTTATTCGGACTAGGAATAGGTTGGGTTGTTTTTCGTCTAGCCATACCGTTTCTAGTAGAAAGAATTAGTTAA
- a CDS encoding ABC transporter ATP-binding protein — protein sequence MSVEPNCDRETNSEVILSVKDVSKKYCRSLKKAYLYGLKDIGCELVGKSRDSHNLRNGEFWALKDISLELKRGESIGFVGINGSGKSTLIKIIGGLLKPDIGSIKVRGRVATLNVLGAGFNPLLSGRENVYINMSILGLSKQEIDENYEQVLDFAEIWDAIDSPVRTYSSGMKARLGFACAIHSHPDILLIDEVLAVGDAKFRTKCYRKLAELRQAGTSFVMVSHSANVILKTCDYAIYLRKGKIVISGEASLVMKEYEEDLSGKIVSQSPGILTLAEKTETEDLSITSVCFQNQNGQILQTLISGNPACLSIQCKANSKIENVGLGVLIKELKEDGDWTLNLSSDSDGQILEISPEESELQLEFPYCGLKPGVYVMKITIFKHPFYVYDIVESFKFEVTAKQAMSQCLYYQPHSWKVINRSLLKIDN from the coding sequence ATGTCAGTTGAGCCAAATTGCGATCGTGAAACTAATAGTGAGGTAATTTTATCTGTCAAAGATGTTTCTAAAAAATACTGTAGAAGTCTGAAAAAAGCTTATTTATACGGACTCAAAGATATTGGTTGTGAGTTGGTTGGTAAATCTAGAGACAGCCATAATTTACGGAATGGGGAATTTTGGGCGCTAAAAGATATTAGCTTAGAACTTAAGCGAGGCGAATCTATCGGATTTGTTGGGATTAATGGCAGTGGAAAAAGTACTCTGATTAAAATTATCGGAGGATTACTTAAACCCGATATTGGTTCTATTAAAGTCCGAGGTAGGGTAGCTACTTTAAACGTCTTAGGAGCAGGCTTCAACCCGCTTTTAAGCGGACGGGAAAACGTTTATATCAATATGTCTATTTTAGGTCTTTCTAAACAAGAAATTGATGAAAACTACGAACAAGTTCTAGATTTTGCTGAAATCTGGGATGCGATTGATTCACCAGTGAGAACCTATAGTTCTGGAATGAAAGCTAGATTGGGATTTGCTTGTGCTATTCATTCCCATCCAGATATTCTTCTAATTGATGAAGTGCTAGCAGTTGGTGATGCTAAGTTCAGAACTAAATGCTATCGCAAATTAGCCGAACTTCGCCAAGCAGGAACCTCTTTTGTGATGGTTTCTCACAGTGCTAATGTGATTCTTAAAACCTGCGATTATGCTATTTATTTGCGTAAAGGCAAGATAGTTATTAGCGGTGAAGCAAGTTTAGTCATGAAAGAATATGAGGAAGACTTATCAGGAAAAATAGTTAGTCAGTCACCAGGTATTTTAACGTTAGCAGAGAAAACAGAAACAGAAGATTTATCAATTACTTCTGTATGTTTTCAGAATCAAAATGGGCAAATTCTTCAGACGTTAATCAGTGGAAATCCAGCCTGTTTATCCATTCAATGCAAAGCTAACTCAAAAATAGAAAATGTTGGTTTGGGAGTCCTAATTAAAGAATTGAAAGAAGATGGAGATTGGACTCTAAATTTAAGTAGCGATAGTGATGGTCAAATATTAGAAATTTCGCCAGAAGAATCCGAGCTACAACTCGAATTTCCCTATTGTGGTTTGAAACCTGGGGTTTATGTGATGAAAATCACCATATTTAAGCACCCTTTTTATGTTTATGATATAGTCGAGTCTTTTAAGTTTGAAGTAACAGCCAAGCAAGCAATGAGTCAGTGTCTATATTATCAGCCTCACAGTTGGAAAGTTATCAATCGATCTTTACTGAAAATTGATAATTGA
- a CDS encoding glycosyltransferase — MLIWKSQSDNIRVASNRYRCLFPVKYLKKIGYRSLIYSGKDRIHFYLKPDAIIFVKSFTPHDLNLAQTASQLGIPIILDICDNILADDYGFQSTIKPQEFFIEMSQLASVIVTTGEALKIAIENKLNISTPILIIPDGNETILDFDEYNLMIKANIYWKRIIYIFDPHFLVEKTQGTYKKFSQKISKSTINKFKLARKTLKKIINKFKFKIKKIYFYLNKSPLEDAIAYEVSGQDTIISAEPTTQDLIPDCSVEQPLGFKLVSASQPETSNFQIDPQESHQQLKQIIWFGNHGVKPGIGMLALLNIKDDLWEISQQVNFCLHIVSDNYEKYCQYIKPLPFPTRYTPWDFFVSRECISQSDVTIIPTSVDPFNVCKSANRAVLSLSLGVPVVATKTPALIPFQDCSILDDWKSGILSYLTNPELVDRHIAKAQEIISQDYSGEAIARQWADAINLVIAGKI, encoded by the coding sequence AATTGGATATCGTTCGTTAATCTATTCGGGTAAAGATCGAATTCACTTTTACCTCAAACCAGATGCGATCATTTTTGTCAAAAGTTTTACTCCTCACGATCTGAATTTAGCTCAAACAGCTAGTCAATTGGGAATTCCTATTATTCTCGATATTTGTGACAATATTTTGGCAGATGACTATGGGTTTCAGTCTACTATTAAACCTCAAGAATTTTTTATAGAAATGTCACAATTAGCATCAGTAATTGTGACTACAGGAGAAGCTCTAAAAATTGCCATAGAGAATAAACTGAATATCTCAACTCCTATCCTGATTATTCCTGATGGCAATGAAACCATTCTGGATTTTGACGAATATAATCTTATGATTAAAGCCAATATTTATTGGAAAAGAATTATTTATATTTTTGACCCACATTTTCTTGTAGAAAAAACTCAAGGAACATATAAAAAATTTTCTCAAAAGATTAGTAAAAGTACAATTAATAAGTTTAAATTAGCTCGGAAAACTCTTAAAAAAATTATCAATAAATTTAAATTCAAGATTAAAAAAATTTACTTTTATCTCAATAAATCTCCCCTAGAAGATGCGATCGCTTACGAAGTTAGTGGACAAGATACAATAATTAGTGCTGAGCCAACTACACAAGATTTAATTCCCGATTGTTCAGTTGAACAGCCTTTGGGGTTCAAGTTAGTTTCTGCATCCCAACCAGAAACAAGCAACTTTCAGATCGATCCCCAAGAAAGCCACCAACAATTAAAGCAAATTATTTGGTTTGGGAATCATGGTGTCAAACCCGGAATAGGAATGTTGGCTTTATTAAATATCAAAGACGATCTCTGGGAAATATCTCAACAAGTGAATTTTTGTCTGCATATTGTGAGTGATAACTACGAAAAATATTGTCAATACATTAAGCCTTTACCTTTTCCGACTCGCTACACACCTTGGGATTTTTTTGTGAGTCGTGAATGTATTTCTCAAAGTGATGTGACAATTATTCCCACTTCTGTAGATCCTTTCAATGTTTGTAAATCAGCTAATCGTGCAGTTTTATCTTTATCATTGGGAGTTCCTGTTGTAGCTACGAAAACTCCAGCACTGATACCATTTCAAGATTGCTCGATCCTAGATGATTGGAAAAGTGGAATACTTTCCTATTTAACCAATCCTGAATTAGTCGATCGCCATATAGCCAAGGCTCAAGAGATTATTAGTCAGGATTATAGTGGAGAAGCGATCGCTCGCCAATGGGCTGATGCGATCAATCTGGTTATTGCAGGAAAAATATGA